A single region of the Vicia villosa cultivar HV-30 ecotype Madison, WI unplaced genomic scaffold, Vvil1.0 ctg.000568F_1_1, whole genome shotgun sequence genome encodes:
- the LOC131629489 gene encoding uncharacterized protein LOC131629489, which yields MEELTKEGSKYVDSAITRIVTRILKENHQVPGISIPPQTIMADPLNNTNKAEVVHTVDSDLEINKDEQGFAKNTNVTEDVNDIDNNEHPKANTETDTKVVDLDEYSDDELLTSLNLSVANRLMTRRKGKAVVQGSPKRSTQVNNPAKDTVRKKSTSVGPVKSKAVTKSKGVGPSKSWSKVIPKKRKEREIVEPESDVEVNVPDIPSRKKPITSKLTASILEIPIDNVSFHYASSANRWKYVLQKRLAVERELAPNARENKEVLELNQEAGLLKIVCNLPKCYEKLVKEFLVNLSEDCGNSRSADYKKVFVRDEAQTELKVTDNQVCQVITTKQVKSWTMKEKLTARTKAKFDYGAYTFDQTMKQAGSFSIKGPISFPSLLCGIILDQYSNILNEHDVVCKRECPLAFHYKLFQGKHVPDIVMTSAETSKSRASVSKAEVIAMLKVTCKELESRKISLDKMIRTLEMDENEEFADTEEMEYKDE from the exons ATGgaggaacttactaaagaaggatCCAAATATGTCGATAGCGCAATTACCAGGATTGTTACTCGTATTCTGAAGGAAAATCATCAAGTGCCTGGAATATCTATTCCTCCTCAAACCATAATGGCTGATCCCCTCAATAACACCAATAAGGCTGAGGTTGTTCACACCGTTGATAGTGACCTAGAAATCAACAAGGATGAACAAGGGTTTGCTAAGAATACCAATGTTACCGAGGATGTCAATGACATCGACAATAATGAGCACCCTAAGGCCAATACAGAAACTGATACTAAGGTGGTAGACTTAGATGAGTACTCTGACGACGAATTACTTACCTCCTTGAATCTTAGTGTAGCCAACAGGCTAATGACAAGAAGAAAAGGCAAAGCTGTTGTCCAAGGATCTCCTAAAAGGAGCACTCAAGTGAACAACCCTGCCAAAGACACTGTCAGGAAGAAGAGTACTTCTGTAGGTCCTGTCAAGAGCAAAGCTGTAACCAAGAGTAAAGGGGTTGGTCCATCAAAATCTTGGAGCAAGGTcattccaaagaaaagaaaggagcgGGAAATTGTTGAACCTGAATCTGATGTTGAAGTGAATGTCCCTGACATTCCATCGAGGAAGAAGCCTATAACCAGTAAGCTTACTGCTAGTATTCTTGAAATTCCCATTGATAATGTGTCTTTCCACTATGCCTCTAGTGCCAACAGATGGAAGTATGTTCTCCAAAAGAGATTGGCTGTTGAAAGGGAATTGGCTCCAAATGCTCGTGAAAACAAGGAGGTCTTAGAGCTGAATCAAGAAGCTGGACTGCTAAAAATTGTGTGCAATCTTCCCAAATGTTATGAGAAGCTGGTCAAAGAATTCTTGGTAAACCTATCTGAAGATTGTGGCAACAGCAGGAGTGCAGACTACAAAAAGGTGTTTGTAAGAG ATGAAGCTCAAACTGAGCTGAAAGTAACAGACAACCAAGTCTGTCAAGTGATCACAACCAAGCAAGTAAAAAGCTGGACCATGAAAGAAAAGCTAACTGCAA GAACAAAGGCAAAGTTTGATTATGGAGCATATACTTTTGACCAAACCATGAAGCAAGCTGGAAGCTTCAGTATTAAGGGTCCAATTTCCTTTCCATCCCTCTTGTGTGGTATAATTCTGGATCAGTATTCAAACATTCTCAATGAACATGATGTAGTCTGCAAAAGAGAGTGTCCCTTGGCCTTCCATTACAAACTGTTTCAGGGCAAGCATGTTCCAGATATTGTCATGACATCAGCTGAAACTTCCAAATCTAGAGCATCAGTCAGCAAAGCAGAAGTCATAGCAATGCTAAAAGTGACTTGCAAAGAACTAGAATCAAGAAAAATATCTCTTGACAAAATGATACGTACTCTGGAAATGGACGAGAATGAGGAGTTTGCAGATACTGAAGAGATGGAGTACAAAGATGAATAA